The window AAGACGAATCACTGGTGGCCCGTAACCTGCAGAAAATGGTGCAGGAGCTGGACCCTGCCGCACAGGTGCTGGCTGTACTCGATAGTGTAGCAGCCGCAGTGGCCTGGTTCAGGCAGCACCCGCAGCCCGACCTGGTGCTGGCAGATATACAACTCTCCGATGGCATCAGCTTTGACATTTTCAGCCAGGTAGCGGTAGAGGCACCCATTATCTTTACCACCGCTTACGACGAGTATGCACTGAAAGCATTTAAGCTGAACAGCCTTGATTACCTGCTCAAGCCCATCGACAAGGCAGAGCTGCAGAAAGCCCTGGAGAAGTACAAAAAACTTGAGAACACACACCTGCTTAGTGAGCAGCTGAAGCAGCTGATAGGAGGCACGGCAGCAGGCAGTAAAAAATATAAGGAACGCTTCCTGGTTACCCAGCGCAAAAGCCTGGTGCCGGTAGAAGCAGGGGAGATTGCCTGCTTCCATAAAGAAGAACTCATCTATCTCCACACTTTCGGAAACGAACGTTTCATCGCCGAGTATGCTACCCTTGATGAAATTCAGGACCTCCTGAATCCAGCCCATTTTTTCAGGGCAAACCGGCAATACCTTATCCACATCCACAGCATAGACCGCATCCGCTCCACCTACAAAGGTCTTTCCGTACACCTGAAGCCCCCCCTCAATCAGGAAATCGACATCAGCCGCGAAAAAGCCGCCGCTTTCAAGGAGTGGATCAGTGAGTAAGAGGGGCAGTATAAAATCCGTTGTTTAGGTTCAGCGTTTCGGTCTACTGGTAAACCTCAACAGTCCCTGTGTGCTCACTTAATTGGGCTGATTTCATCTAAGAAATTTGGAAATTTATACAGTGATCAGGGAGTACTGTGATTGTATTATTCTTAATTCTAATTAACTTTCTACCCATCCAGAGGCCGTTCCAGAACATTTGAGTTTGAAGTATAAGGCAAGAATAGCTGCTGCGTCCAAGACCAGGGAGCAGCGGTATTGTTGACAGATGGGCCTGTGCGTATGCCGGACAAATTTCTGCTATCCATGGGATATGACTGCCACTTTGTGAGGGTCCGGAATTCTGAATAGGAGCCATTTTAAATCCACTACAGCTGTCCACTTAATTGTGGACTTTTTTCTAAGTTGCATGACAAACGTTTGCATTTAGTGTCGTTAAGGAATCCAAACTTTTCAAATATTTATGGCACAGGCTGTACAAACTCCGAAGACTTCTGTAGCGCAACCCCTACAGGTAGAAGGCAAAAGAAGGCTTAGCTTCTGGGAAATATGGAATATGAGCTTTGGCTTTCTGGGCATTCAGTTTGGCTTTGCTCTCCAGAATGCAAATGTGAGCCGCATTTTCGAAACTCTGGGTGGTACCGAAATTGCGCTTTACTGGCTGGCAGCTCCTGTAACAGGGCTGGTGGTGCAGCCTATTATTGGCTACTTAAGCGACCGTACCTGGCACCCCACCTTAGGTCGCCGGCGGCCCTTCTTCCTGATTGGTGCCATCCTGGCCTCTGCTGCTTTGTTCGTAATGCCCAATGCCTCAATGTTGTGGATGGCAGTAGGCATGCTCTGGATTCTGGATACCTCCATTAACATCTCCATGGAGCCGTTCCGGGCACTGGTGGGCGACCTACTACCCTCCAGCCAGCGAACTACCGGTTTTGCTACACAAACTTTCTTTATTGGTGTGGGTGCGGTGGTAGCCTCCCTGCTGCCTTTCATTTTTAACAACTGGTTCAATATTCCCAACACAGCTCCCGAGGGTGAGATTCCACCCTCTGTGAAATGGTCATTTTATGTGGGGGGTGTGGTATTCTTCTCTGCAGTGCTCTGGACGGTTCTGCGCACCCGCGAGTATCCGCCTGAAGATATGGAGGAATTCAGGGCGGAAAATGCCAGTACCAGCTTTATGGACGGGGTAAAAGAAACTGTACTCGGTATATTCAATATGCCCAAAACCATGCTGCAGCTGGCAGTGGTGCAGTTCTTTTCCTGGTTTGCCCTGTTTTCCATGTGGATCTACACCACCAAAGCCATCACCAGCCATGTATATGGCACATCTGATACTACCTCTGTGCTCTACAACGAGGGTGCCGACTGGGTAGGGGTATGCTTTGCAGTATACAATGGTGTGTCTGCCCTGATTGCACTGGCCCTGCCCTTCCTGGCCAGGGCCACCAGCCGTAAGTTAACCCATCTGATTTGCCTGGTGCTGGGTGGGCTGGGGCTTATTTCCATCTACTTTATTTCAAACCCCTATATGCTGCTGGTTTCCATGGTGGGCGTAGGTATTGCCTGGGCCAGCATTTTATCCATACCCTATTCCATTCTGGCGGGCGCACTTCCGGCTAAACGAATGGGCTACTATATGGGGGTTTTCAACTTTTTCATCGTAATCCCCCAGATCGTAGCCGGCTCTATCCTGGATTTTGTAACCAACAACATCTTCGAAGGGGAAGCAGTGCTGGCCCTGGTGCTCGGTGGCTGCGCCATGATTGTAGGGGGCTTTCTTACCCTGATGGTAAATGATGTGGATGAACATAAGGCATAGCGCCTATGCCTCCTCCGCCTGTACCACCCACCACTGGTTGCCAAAAGGATCGTTGAAGCCCGCAGTAAAGCCGTAGTCTTTCCGCTGAGGTTCCATCAGGCTTTTGGCCCCTGCGGCGATTGCTGCCTTGTATACGCTTTCAGTGTCTTCAACATACAGATACATACCCGCCGTTTTCTCGGTCCAGCTGTCACCGGCCTGGGCAAACATGATCACGGCATCGTGTATTTTCAGCTCACCGTGCATAATGCCACTATCTTCTGCAGGAACGATCAGTTGTTCGGTGGCCCCAAATACCTTTTTGGCAAAATCAGAAAATAGCTTTGCATCTTTCAGGATCAGGTAGGGCATTACGGGCAGGTACTGTGCTGGAATTTTCATGTGGTTTACTTTTGATTGAATCATACTACTAAAGTAACCTTGCAGGAAAGAGTAAAATAGGAAAAAACCGACATCTTTAAACCCGCATCCAGTCCAGTCCTTCTGCCTTGCCGGAAAAGAAGTGGCGGGGGTTCAATCCTGAAAACTGCTTAAAATCCTGGATAAAATGCGACTGGTCATAATACCCGCACTCCAGGGCAATCTGGGCAAGGGTATTAACTGAGGCCGGGCTGTAGGCATTGAAGGCTTTGTGAAACCGCACAATTCTGGAGAAAATTTTAGGACTAAAGCCGCTTAGCTCCTTAAAATTTCGCTCATATTGCCGCAGGGAAAGGCAGGCCTCCTGCGCCAGTGCATCCATTTTTATGCAGCCACCACTTTGCATGATCAGGTGCATGGAAGCACAAATGGCTGATGAGGAGTCCCTGGAGGAGATACTTTTCAGCCTTAGCTCCAGAAAACGGCTCAAGAGCTGCACCCTTTCCCCATTATCTGCCGCCCCCATGATCTTTTCTTCCAGCCTTTTTCCATCAGCCCCTAACAAACCATTTAGATCTGTATATTGATCCACAATTTCAGTAGCCGGAATGCCAAACAGCAGCGATAAGGTGTAGGGATAGAGGTAAGTACCGAATATGCCAAAGCACTCATTGATCTGAAAGCGGCTGGTATGGCTGGTCTGCCCCTGCAATCCTGAAATAGATGACTTCTCCCGCCTTCCGTTTGCCTTCACTTCATCAAACTGCCCCTGGTAATGAAAAACCAGCTCCGGGCAAACATCGGCCATTGCATGATGCAGGTAAGCAGGCTGATCGCTCTCCAGCACCCAGAAGAACCTGATGTAAGGGGCCAGCTGTACCGGGGGTGGTATGGTATAATAAACGGTTGCCATCTTTAGTCTGTGGCTTCGCTGTTTAGATCCAAAAATGCTATAAGGGAAATGTACTACTAATTTTTTAAAAGATAAGCGGCAGGTTTTAGGTATAACATCTCAACCTAAATAAGCCCTTTAACCTTAAGACTTTGCTTAATGTAATAGAACAGCTTTAGCCAGCTGGTAAGTATTTATTGTTAAAAATATCAGAGTATGCCGGCAGAATATTTATCTTAACCCCCTGAACATATGGCGTGTTCAAAAAGCTGTACTTCCCGCTTTTCAGCCTTACAATAAGGGAACGGCAGCGTTTTACCAGCACACGCTACTGATTAAAGCCATCATGCAGGAAATAGTCTTATCACGCCTGGAAGCATCCCGAAAGGAGCTGCTCGACCTGGGGCTGCGAAATCCTTTGCTCAACTACCGGGGCTCTAAAAGCAGGGGTTTACACATTGTGCAGGAGAAATCTGTCTGCATCTATGATATCCTGGTAAAGCAGGGCAAGGCCATGACTTTTCTGCCAAAGAAAAAATCAGAAGGTGCCGGAAAAGAAGGGGAGGAGGGCCAGCTGGAGTTTCTGGAGCCAACGGATGCCTCGCTGGAGCAGGCCTATGGCGATACAAAGTTGCAGACAGAAGAAACGGAACTTACGCTCCAGAACAAGCTCCTGAATACCTATTACGCTGCCCGTACCAGCCTGGAGGAGCAGGGTGTAAACATCCTGTACATTGCCCTGGGCAAACTGCACTGGTACGAAACTACCAGCAGTGAAGAGGCAAGGCTGGCACCCCTGCTGCTGATTCCCGTCTCCCTGGAGCGCCATACGGCCAGGGAGCGCTTCCGCATCCGCTATACCCTGGCAGAGCTGGAGGGCAACCTTTCGCTGCAGGCAAAACAGAAGGCCGAGTATGGCATCAGCTTACCTGATCTGCCCGAGACAGATGATTTCAGCCTCGATAAATATTTTGAAGAGATACAGGAGGCAGTGGGCCACCTGCCCAGGTGGAAGGTAGAGCAGGATTCCATTGAGCTGGGTTTTTTCTCCTTTGGCAAATTCATGATCTACCACGATCTGGATAATGCAAAATGGCCTGAAGGAAGCAAACCAGCCGAGCATGAAGTGCTACAGGCATTATTCCACGAAGGTTTCAGCGAGCCACCACCCTCCGTTCCGGAAGAGGCTTTCCTGGATGATGAAACCGACGCCAACCAGCTTTTTCAGGCAGTAGATGCCGATAGTTCACAGGTGTTGGCCATGCTGGCCGTGCATGAGGGGCGGAACCTGGTAATCCAGGGTCCTCCGGGCACCGGCAAATCGCAAACCATTACCAACATTATTGCCAATGCCATCGGGCAGGGTAAAAAAGTGCTGTTTGTCTCTGAAAAAATGGCCGCCCTGGAGGTGGTGAAGCGCCGCCTGGATACCATTCATCTGGGAGAGGCCTGCCTGGAATTGCACAGCCACAAGGCCAATAAAAAAGTGCTGCACGAGGAACTAAGGCGGGTACTGGAGCTAAGAAAGCCTGCCCTGCACCACCTGGAGCAGGAGGTTGTGCTATTGGAGGACTACAGAGCCGAGTTGAACAGCTATAGCAGTGCTGTCAATACAGAGATCAGGCAGAGTGGCCTCACGCCCTACCAGGTAAAAGGATACTTGCTGCAGCTGGCTGAAAAAATCAGGAATGTTCCTTTGCCAAACATTCCACTACCTAACCTGAATAAATGGGATGGCAGTACCATGAGGCGGGCAGAAGCCCTGGCCGATCGGATACAGGCCAGGTTAAAAGATATAGGTACACCAGCTAACCTACAGTTTTGGGGTAGCCGCTTAAAAGTGCTGCTCCCTCATGAGCAGGAGCGTTTGCCGCTTCTGCTGCAAAAAACAGTGGGCGCTGTAGAAGCGCTGCAGCAACAGGGTGCAGATGCCGCAGAAACCTTTGGCCTGACCTCCCCCGCAGACCGCAGGGATAGCCTGAAGCTGCTGGACATGACTGAAATACTTTCCCGGCAGCCCGATGTAAGCGAGCTGGCGGTAAAAGATGATGCCTGGCTGTTCAAAACGGCGGATATCGTGGAGCTGCTGCAGATGGGTAAGCACCTGGCAGCACTTCATCAGCAGTATGGGGATATTTTTATTGCCGAAGCCTGGGAGCAGGATGTGCTGGAGATACGGCAGAACCTGCTGGCCTATGGTGATAAGTGGTATAAATTCTTCATTGGTGATTACCGGAAAAGCAACAAACAGCTGGCAGGACTGCTTAAAGTAAAGCTGCCAAAAGATACTGAAACAAGGCTTCAGTGGGTGGATAGTCTGCTGGAGGCAAAGCAGCTTAGCACTGGTTTGGTAAGCTATGAAAGTCTGGCGTCGGGGCTTTTTGGCAGGCGATGGCAGGGCTTAAACTCAGACTGGAATGCCCTAACCACCGCCGCTACCTACCTGGCAGAACTGCACCAGATGATCAGGAACCGGAAATGGCCTGTTGAAATCTTAAATTATATAGAGGCTAATCCGGAGCCGGCTGTTGCTAAACAGCA of the Flammeovirgaceae bacterium 311 genome contains:
- a CDS encoding AraC family transcriptional regulator (COG2207 AraC-type DNA-binding domain-containing proteins), producing MATVYYTIPPPVQLAPYIRFFWVLESDQPAYLHHAMADVCPELVFHYQGQFDEVKANGRREKSSISGLQGQTSHTSRFQINECFGIFGTYLYPYTLSLLFGIPATEIVDQYTDLNGLLGADGKRLEEKIMGAADNGERVQLLSRFLELRLKSISSRDSSSAICASMHLIMQSGGCIKMDALAQEACLSLRQYERNFKELSGFSPKIFSRIVRFHKAFNAYSPASVNTLAQIALECGYYDQSHFIQDFKQFSGLNPRHFFSGKAEGLDWMRV
- a CDS encoding transposase (COG2764 Uncharacterized protein conserved in bacteria), producing MIQSKVNHMKIPAQYLPVMPYLILKDAKLFSDFAKKVFGATEQLIVPAEDSGIMHGELKIHDAVIMFAQAGDSWTEKTAGMYLYVEDTESVYKAAIAAGAKSLMEPQRKDYGFTAGFNDPFGNQWWVVQAEEA
- a CDS encoding putative transport protein (COG0477 Permeases of the major facilitator superfamily); translation: MAQAVQTPKTSVAQPLQVEGKRRLSFWEIWNMSFGFLGIQFGFALQNANVSRIFETLGGTEIALYWLAAPVTGLVVQPIIGYLSDRTWHPTLGRRRPFFLIGAILASAALFVMPNASMLWMAVGMLWILDTSINISMEPFRALVGDLLPSSQRTTGFATQTFFIGVGAVVASLLPFIFNNWFNIPNTAPEGEIPPSVKWSFYVGGVVFFSAVLWTVLRTREYPPEDMEEFRAENASTSFMDGVKETVLGIFNMPKTMLQLAVVQFFSWFALFSMWIYTTKAITSHVYGTSDTTSVLYNEGADWVGVCFAVYNGVSALIALALPFLARATSRKLTHLICLVLGGLGLISIYFISNPYMLLVSMVGVGIAWASILSIPYSILAGALPAKRMGYYMGVFNFFIVIPQIVAGSILDFVTNNIFEGEAVLALVLGGCAMIVGGFLTLMVNDVDEHKA
- a CDS encoding LytTR family two component transcriptional regulator (COG3279 Response regulator of the LytR/AlgR family) — protein: MNILLIEDESLVARNLQKMVQELDPAAQVLAVLDSVAAAVAWFRQHPQPDLVLADIQLSDGISFDIFSQVAVEAPIIFTTAYDEYALKAFKLNSLDYLLKPIDKAELQKALEKYKKLENTHLLSEQLKQLIGGTAAGSKKYKERFLVTQRKSLVPVEAGEIACFHKEELIYLHTFGNERFIAEYATLDEIQDLLNPAHFFRANRQYLIHIHSIDRIRSTYKGLSVHLKPPLNQEIDISREKAAAFKEWISE